A region from the Streptosporangium sp. NBC_01756 genome encodes:
- a CDS encoding YciI family protein, with amino-acid sequence MELSLRCMVGTLGMEFFCYHRDRPDSAALRDELLEEHWSYMDRYAAEMIARGPTFGRGSDTATGSVHIVDLPDLATARAFVFDEPNYQAGVYRDVALRRWRNVLGRTMWDFPGGRDGGNRYLVMGLGSGQAADLVPPPDRDELIAYGPLLSDDGTTWLGTALLIRAPDPDAARAVLTLDRYADIEVHDWEFGGRR; translated from the coding sequence ATGGAGCTGTCGCTGCGGTGCATGGTAGGTACTCTTGGCATGGAGTTTTTCTGTTATCACCGTGATCGGCCCGACTCCGCGGCGCTGCGCGACGAACTGCTGGAAGAGCACTGGTCCTACATGGACCGGTACGCGGCGGAGATGATCGCCCGTGGCCCGACCTTCGGCCGCGGCAGTGACACGGCCACCGGCAGCGTGCACATCGTCGACCTGCCGGATCTCGCCACTGCGCGTGCGTTCGTCTTCGACGAGCCCAACTACCAGGCTGGTGTGTACCGGGACGTGGCGTTGCGCCGATGGCGCAACGTGCTGGGGCGCACCATGTGGGATTTCCCTGGCGGCCGAGACGGCGGCAACCGGTATCTGGTGATGGGCCTCGGCTCCGGGCAGGCTGCCGACCTTGTCCCGCCGCCCGACCGGGACGAGCTGATTGCGTATGGGCCGTTGCTGTCCGACGACGGCACCACCTGGCTGGGTACGGCGCTGCTGATCCGGGCGCCGGACCCGGATGCGGCACGCGCCGTCCTGACTCTGGACCGGTACGCCGACATCGAGGTCCACGACTGGGAGTTCGGCGGGCGACGGTAA
- a CDS encoding cytochrome P450 produces the protein MTPPPLVVSRHHEVLALLADPRLTVISAPRPPFTLTVAWLRGAVGRFTDGPAHAERRAEAVRILAGLDTRTLREEAFRQASARPQEAEHLATEVLAVALGVRAEDGRQAARAVTAIAAAYLPAAAPPTSGGPDTRATPSPWARQDTVAADDGLVRLSRLLGDPQPQRLAVLAGLLAQACDATAGLIRNALAAGAVAGPVEDLLAETLRHDPPVRTLRRTVTGPGVNGAAQGTVVLLDVAAANRDPEVFDDPGRFRPGRPGEHLTFGAGPRSCPAQEVALALAAGVVQAVRR, from the coding sequence ATGACTCCACCACCGCTGGTCGTCAGCCGCCACCACGAAGTCCTCGCGCTGCTGGCCGATCCGCGCCTCACCGTCATCTCGGCGCCCCGCCCGCCTTTCACCCTGACCGTGGCCTGGCTACGCGGCGCGGTCGGCCGCTTCACCGACGGTCCCGCGCACGCCGAGCGCCGGGCCGAGGCGGTGCGGATACTGGCCGGACTGGACACGCGGACCTTGCGCGAGGAGGCGTTCCGGCAGGCGTCGGCACGCCCGCAGGAGGCCGAACACCTCGCGACCGAGGTGCTGGCCGTCGCGCTCGGCGTACGAGCCGAGGACGGACGGCAGGCGGCGCGAGCGGTCACGGCGATCGCGGCGGCCTACCTGCCCGCGGCCGCCCCGCCCACCTCCGGCGGCCCCGATACCCGCGCCACCCCCTCCCCATGGGCCAGGCAGGACACCGTCGCGGCCGACGACGGCCTGGTACGGCTGTCGCGGCTGCTGGGCGATCCGCAACCGCAGCGGCTGGCCGTGCTGGCCGGACTGCTGGCACAGGCCTGCGACGCTACGGCCGGGCTCATCCGCAACGCGCTGGCGGCCGGTGCCGTCGCAGGTCCGGTGGAGGATCTGCTGGCCGAGACGCTGCGCCACGATCCGCCGGTGCGGACGCTGCGCCGTACCGTGACAGGACCGGGGGTGAACGGTGCCGCACAGGGAACGGTCGTGCTGCTGGACGTGGCGGCGGCCAACCGGGATCCGGAGGTGTTCGACGATCCCGGCCGCTTCCGGCCCGGCCGGCCGGGAGAACACCTGACCTTCGGTGCGGGGCCGCGCTCCTGCCCGGCACAGGAGGTCGCGCTGGCGCTGGCGGCCGGGGTGGTCCAGGCGGTGCGGCGATGA